In a single window of the Olivibacter sp. SDN3 genome:
- a CDS encoding SusC/RagA family TonB-linked outer membrane protein yields the protein MNKAYLLFLAIILQITTGTFAFAQNGSIRGKVLDEQNQPLPGASVQIKELQRSVGTDENGNFNLEGVADGTYTLTASYIGYRSSEVRVTVSGSPIVQNFTLDPDAQGLDEVVVVGYGTQRRSDLTGAVASVGEKDFNKGPLVAADQLIQGKVAGVQMINNSGQPGGATTVRIRGNSAVTGTGQPLYIVDGVALDGRSARPNQSGGIGTSPAGNPISFINPADIASMEILKDASATAIYGSRAAYGVVLITTKRGQSGDLKVDVNSSGGISNIMRRIDILDGNQYRDALNRYGLTSGDFGENVDALDAILRTAYNQNHNLSFSGGNEDNKYRASFGYQDQQGIVEKTGFKRLSAAFNGNFKMLKSKKLGLDVNLLTNQNIENIAPIVTDAGATGSLLTHALAWNPTRPLRNPDGSLLIERGNIINPLAMSEAYNDRSNVSTILASLSPSYKFNDWLEYRMLLSINYSTGERRSSTRSFINIPSIMEDPDNNFLGGYASVANNELITKQLTHTLSFNKEVADNLNINAVLGYEYMDFVNRGTDMNARGFGNLPVDYTDVMQATAPANRVLNSFNDPTTQLQSYFGRATFNFKDRYLLTATVRVDGSTRFGENNKYGTFPSFAGAWNIKNEDFLANATWLNQLKIRAGWGRTGNQEFPSGSSQRRYSYGFQGGEQRIIAVNNENANLRWQSDEQMNLGVDFGFFGGRLSGSADYFQKRTSDLLFPQIPFYPAAADASVTWINLPGQVVNKGLELNLNGVVIENDNFRWDLGGNATFVNNNVEDLGNTIIRTGSLSGQGLSDVTVEVIQNNYPLFAMVTREYLGLDENGFSDFTDDGFVFYRVGNPNPKVLLGITTALDYKNFSLTANFNGALGHDIYNNTANAVLPISNLGTRNIASELVNSSILESPANPIAASSRYIENGSYLKLANATLNYRIGDLGSAIKNLNVFVNGQNLFVITKYTGFDPEVNVDKSVSDVPSLGIDNVTYPPARTFNFGVNFSL from the coding sequence ATGAATAAAGCCTACTTATTATTCCTAGCTATTATCTTACAGATAACTACGGGAACGTTTGCATTTGCTCAGAATGGCAGTATACGTGGAAAAGTACTGGATGAGCAGAACCAGCCGCTGCCAGGGGCATCGGTTCAAATAAAGGAACTCCAGCGCTCCGTTGGTACAGATGAAAACGGAAATTTTAACTTGGAAGGAGTTGCCGATGGTACGTATACATTAACGGCGTCCTATATTGGTTATAGGTCATCTGAAGTTAGGGTTACAGTTTCCGGTAGTCCAATTGTACAGAATTTTACCCTTGATCCGGATGCGCAGGGTTTGGATGAAGTAGTGGTAGTGGGATATGGCACACAGCGTAGGAGCGACCTAACTGGAGCTGTGGCATCTGTGGGGGAGAAAGATTTTAACAAAGGCCCCTTGGTTGCCGCGGATCAGTTGATTCAAGGTAAAGTGGCAGGTGTACAAATGATCAATAACAGTGGACAGCCAGGGGGTGCTACAACCGTTAGGATTAGAGGTAACTCGGCAGTTACTGGTACCGGCCAGCCCTTATATATTGTGGATGGCGTTGCACTAGATGGGCGATCAGCTCGGCCAAATCAAAGTGGAGGAATAGGTACTAGCCCCGCAGGTAATCCTATTAGTTTTATTAATCCGGCAGACATCGCTTCCATGGAAATTTTAAAGGATGCCTCTGCAACAGCAATTTACGGTTCAAGGGCGGCTTATGGCGTGGTGCTCATTACTACAAAGCGAGGACAATCTGGCGATCTTAAGGTAGATGTGAACTCTTCTGGAGGGATCAGCAACATCATGCGCCGAATTGATATATTGGATGGCAACCAATATAGGGATGCACTTAATCGTTATGGTCTTACATCCGGAGATTTTGGAGAGAATGTCGACGCGTTGGACGCGATATTGCGAACGGCCTATAACCAAAATCACAATCTCTCGTTTAGTGGTGGGAATGAAGATAATAAATATCGTGCTTCTTTTGGTTACCAAGATCAACAGGGTATTGTAGAAAAGACAGGATTTAAGCGTTTAAGCGCAGCTTTTAACGGAAATTTTAAGATGCTGAAAAGCAAAAAGCTTGGCTTAGATGTTAATTTATTGACCAATCAAAATATAGAAAACATTGCACCAATAGTAACAGATGCCGGCGCCACCGGAAGTTTACTTACACACGCTTTGGCTTGGAATCCCACAAGGCCTTTACGTAACCCTGATGGTAGCTTGTTGATTGAGCGAGGAAATATCATTAATCCACTTGCGATGTCTGAAGCCTATAATGACCGTTCAAATGTTTCCACTATTTTAGCAAGTTTGTCACCTTCCTATAAATTTAACGACTGGTTAGAATATCGTATGTTGTTAAGTATTAATTATAGTACGGGTGAACGTCGGTCATCAACCCGTAGTTTTATTAATATTCCATCAATAATGGAAGACCCTGATAATAACTTTTTGGGAGGATATGCAAGCGTTGCAAACAATGAGTTGATCACGAAGCAATTGACACACACGTTATCCTTTAACAAGGAAGTTGCAGATAACCTAAACATTAATGCGGTATTAGGATATGAGTATATGGATTTTGTCAATCGTGGTACGGACATGAACGCGAGAGGTTTTGGCAATTTGCCGGTGGATTATACAGATGTCATGCAGGCTACTGCGCCCGCTAATAGAGTATTGAATTCTTTTAACGATCCTACTACGCAATTACAATCTTATTTTGGTAGGGCTACGTTCAACTTTAAAGATCGCTATCTGTTAACGGCTACCGTCCGTGTCGATGGTTCTACACGCTTTGGTGAAAACAACAAATACGGAACATTCCCTTCATTCGCCGGCGCTTGGAATATAAAGAATGAAGATTTCCTGGCAAATGCAACATGGCTAAATCAGTTAAAAATAAGGGCTGGTTGGGGCCGTACAGGTAATCAGGAATTCCCTTCCGGTTCATCGCAAAGAAGATATTCTTATGGCTTCCAGGGAGGCGAGCAACGAATTATCGCTGTAAATAACGAGAATGCTAACCTGCGCTGGCAATCAGACGAGCAGATGAACCTAGGAGTTGATTTTGGATTCTTTGGAGGCAGATTGAGTGGATCTGCGGATTATTTCCAAAAACGTACCTCTGACCTGCTGTTTCCGCAGATACCATTTTACCCAGCTGCTGCCGATGCTTCGGTTACATGGATAAATTTACCTGGCCAAGTGGTTAATAAGGGATTGGAACTCAATTTGAATGGTGTTGTGATTGAAAATGATAATTTCCGATGGGATTTAGGAGGTAACGCGACGTTTGTAAATAACAATGTTGAGGATTTAGGAAACACCATTATTCGCACAGGAAGTTTAAGTGGTCAGGGGCTAAGTGATGTAACAGTTGAAGTTATTCAGAATAATTATCCATTGTTTGCAATGGTTACGAGAGAATATCTCGGTTTGGACGAAAATGGCTTTTCGGATTTTACGGATGACGGTTTTGTTTTCTACAGAGTGGGAAATCCCAATCCAAAAGTGCTTCTTGGGATAACGACTGCTTTGGACTATAAGAACTTTTCTCTTACAGCGAACTTTAATGGGGCTTTAGGCCATGATATTTATAATAATACAGCAAATGCCGTGTTACCAATCTCTAATTTAGGCACACGGAATATCGCATCCGAATTGGTAAACTCCTCCATCCTGGAGTCGCCTGCAAATCCTATTGCTGCTTCTTCGAGGTATATAGAGAATGGTAGCTACCTGAAATTAGCAAACGCAACACTTAATTATAGGATTGGAGATCTAGGTAGTGCTATCAAAAACTTGAACGTTTTTGTTAATGGACAAAATCTTTTTGTTATCACAAAATATACAGGATTCGATCCCGAGGTTAATGTAGACAAATCAGTAAGTGATGTGCCTTCTTTAGGGATAGATAATGTAACTTATCCTCCCGCAAGAACTTTTAATTTTGGGGTTAATTTTTCATTGTAA
- a CDS encoding penicillin acylase family protein has translation MKLIKAIITLILCITVTVLLNNKIGNIPPLGKFFDPYKGLWQNAEPTSDNQSNVELSIDGITDHVSVLYDDEHIPHIFAQNDYDLYFVQGYITAKDRLWQMDFQTRYASGRLAEVVGKQALPLDRYQRRMGMVYGAEKMLEESFKDSTSRLLLTAYADGVNAYIKELSPKDYPLEFKILDYKPEPWKPLNSALLLKLMSATLSGGSDELFMTRILDVFGKETTDNLFPNYPHREDPIIPAGTPWKFDAITPSGASSVIRSSNNTKNSTKSTEHLNVWEDNTLLTGKKEENIGSNNWAVSSKKSNTGKPILANDPHLNLTLPSIWYQIQLANGSNNSYGVSIPGAPCVIIGFNRSVAWGVTNVGSDVLDWYQITFKDDQKDLYLYDKQWLKTTKKIEEIKIRAGETVYDTVYYTHYGPISYLDGEKDEEWNPTNNIPENAALKWVAHLPSNDLRAFYELNRAQHHKDYQHALKYFTAPAQNFVYADNQDNIAITSNGYFPLKWYEQGKYILDGSLSENEWQGRIPVEHNPTVTNPARGFVSSANQSPVDQTYPYYLDWQFASYDRGHRINQQLRHLQEISIDSFQRLQMDTKSILADDILDTLIQVIAQNNTFSTKEKQIIELLKTWDHHYDKESIAATVFDHWYETIEKLLWDDKFNQPTLKMRRPSRDRTVGILLGNPESIWFSKDLTRQQNARMNFLVESLQTAVQQLTEQYGVLGDKWQWGKVKSSHVPHLANIKGLGTPKLIIGGSPKTVNALQEKNGPSWRMVIALGDTPTGFGILPGGASGNPGSKFYDNQLDYWATGELKELLFLENNRADNPRIKYQTNFTKK, from the coding sequence ATGAAACTTATAAAAGCCATTATTACCCTCATATTATGTATAACTGTTACAGTATTATTAAACAACAAAATAGGCAATATACCACCTCTGGGAAAATTCTTCGATCCTTATAAGGGACTTTGGCAAAATGCTGAACCGACCTCTGATAACCAGAGCAATGTCGAATTATCGATTGATGGTATAACTGACCATGTTTCGGTGCTTTATGATGATGAGCATATTCCACATATTTTTGCTCAAAATGACTATGATCTCTATTTTGTACAGGGATATATCACAGCGAAAGACCGCTTATGGCAAATGGACTTCCAAACCCGTTACGCCAGTGGCCGACTTGCAGAAGTAGTGGGTAAACAGGCGCTTCCGTTAGACCGCTATCAGCGTAGAATGGGAATGGTCTACGGAGCAGAAAAAATGCTGGAAGAAAGTTTTAAAGATTCCACAAGTAGATTGTTGTTAACCGCCTATGCTGATGGAGTGAACGCTTATATAAAAGAACTTTCGCCAAAAGACTATCCACTGGAATTCAAAATATTAGATTACAAACCAGAGCCTTGGAAACCATTAAATTCGGCCCTTTTATTGAAACTGATGTCGGCAACCTTATCGGGTGGATCAGACGAACTTTTTATGACACGGATACTGGACGTTTTTGGAAAAGAAACCACAGACAATTTATTTCCCAACTATCCTCATAGGGAAGATCCTATTATACCTGCCGGAACACCATGGAAGTTCGATGCCATCACCCCCTCTGGAGCAAGCTCCGTTATTCGGTCTTCAAACAACACCAAAAATAGTACAAAAAGCACTGAACACCTGAATGTTTGGGAGGACAACACATTACTTACCGGCAAAAAAGAAGAAAATATAGGTAGTAACAATTGGGCAGTTTCATCCAAAAAGAGTAATACCGGTAAACCCATACTGGCAAATGATCCGCATCTTAATTTGACCTTGCCCAGCATCTGGTATCAGATACAGTTGGCCAATGGTTCGAATAATAGTTACGGCGTTTCCATCCCGGGTGCCCCATGTGTGATCATCGGGTTTAACCGATCGGTTGCATGGGGAGTTACTAACGTGGGCTCAGACGTGTTGGACTGGTACCAAATCACATTCAAAGACGATCAAAAAGACCTATACCTATATGACAAGCAGTGGTTGAAGACAACAAAAAAAATTGAAGAGATAAAAATTAGAGCAGGAGAAACAGTGTATGACACCGTTTATTATACCCATTACGGCCCTATTAGTTATCTCGATGGTGAAAAGGATGAGGAATGGAACCCAACGAACAATATTCCTGAAAACGCAGCGCTGAAATGGGTTGCACATTTACCATCCAATGACCTTAGGGCATTCTATGAATTGAATAGAGCCCAGCATCATAAAGATTATCAGCATGCATTGAAATACTTTACAGCGCCGGCACAAAATTTTGTATACGCAGACAACCAGGATAACATAGCCATTACATCGAATGGCTATTTCCCGTTGAAATGGTATGAGCAGGGTAAATATATATTGGATGGTAGCCTTTCAGAAAATGAGTGGCAAGGCAGAATTCCAGTAGAACATAATCCCACAGTGACAAATCCAGCACGCGGGTTCGTCAGTTCGGCAAATCAATCACCTGTTGATCAGACATATCCTTATTATTTAGATTGGCAATTCGCTTCCTATGATAGAGGACATCGGATTAATCAGCAACTTCGCCATTTACAAGAAATTAGTATTGATAGTTTTCAACGCTTACAAATGGATACAAAAAGTATCCTTGCGGATGACATACTTGACACACTCATTCAAGTAATAGCGCAAAACAACACGTTCTCAACCAAGGAGAAACAAATTATAGAATTATTGAAGACATGGGATCATCATTACGATAAAGAATCTATCGCTGCAACGGTATTTGATCATTGGTATGAAACCATAGAAAAACTGCTTTGGGATGATAAATTCAATCAACCTACACTAAAAATGAGACGTCCCAGTCGAGACAGGACAGTGGGCATACTGCTAGGAAACCCCGAGTCGATATGGTTTAGCAAAGACTTGACCCGGCAGCAGAACGCGCGGATGAATTTCCTTGTTGAAAGTTTGCAAACCGCTGTTCAACAATTAACAGAGCAATATGGCGTCTTAGGGGACAAATGGCAATGGGGTAAGGTTAAGAGCAGCCATGTTCCTCACCTTGCGAATATCAAGGGCTTAGGAACTCCAAAACTGATTATCGGTGGATCCCCAAAAACAGTAAATGCCCTGCAGGAAAAAAATGGCCCTTCGTGGCGGATGGTGATAGCTTTGGGGGATACACCCACCGGCTTTGGTATACTCCCAGGTGGGGCATCAGGTAATCCCGGGAGCAAATTTTATGATAATCAGCTCGACTACTGGGCAACGGGTGAACTAAAGGAACTACTATTCTTAGAAAACAACCGTGCCGACAATCCCCGTATAAAATACCAGACAAACTTTACTAAAAAATAG
- a CDS encoding acyl transferase yields the protein MSTISKEEIFNISSAEQFEQLVLRIFKIQATENPVYASYLSYLGVDKENVQEIDKIPFLPIEFFKTKDVILRGLSPSIIFSSSGTTGMQQSKHLVSDVSIYEHSYRNAFHLFYGPIKNMAILALLPSYLERTGSSLIYMVDDLISGGHPAYSDYFLYNHEALAVRMQQLKESNTPALLIGVTYALLDFIENFPMNFPNLMVMETGGMKGKRKEMIRIELHEILRKGFGVDQIHSEYGMTELLSQAYSKGNGIFKCPPWMKVMIRDVNDPLAILPVGKTGVINVIDLANINSCSFIATQDLGRTHHDGTFEIMGRFDQSDIRGCNLLIQ from the coding sequence ATGTCGACTATTAGCAAAGAAGAAATTTTTAATATCAGCTCAGCTGAACAATTTGAGCAACTGGTGCTTCGCATATTTAAAATACAGGCAACGGAAAATCCTGTGTATGCGTCTTATTTATCCTATTTGGGTGTTGATAAGGAAAACGTGCAAGAGATAGATAAAATACCATTTTTACCCATAGAATTTTTCAAAACTAAAGATGTCATCCTCCGGGGGCTCAGTCCATCGATTATCTTTAGCAGTTCGGGTACTACCGGTATGCAGCAGAGTAAACACCTGGTCAGTGATGTAAGTATTTATGAACACAGTTATAGAAATGCTTTCCATCTCTTTTATGGACCTATCAAAAACATGGCCATACTTGCGTTACTCCCTTCTTATTTGGAAAGGACAGGTTCATCGCTTATTTATATGGTAGACGATTTGATTAGTGGAGGACACCCGGCTTATAGTGATTACTTTCTTTATAATCACGAAGCGTTGGCTGTACGTATGCAGCAGCTCAAAGAAAGTAATACCCCCGCGTTGCTGATTGGCGTAACATATGCTTTGTTAGATTTCATAGAAAATTTTCCGATGAATTTCCCCAACCTTATGGTTATGGAAACCGGTGGCATGAAAGGAAAACGTAAGGAGATGATTCGGATTGAACTTCACGAGATACTACGCAAAGGTTTCGGTGTTGATCAAATTCACTCGGAATACGGTATGACAGAATTATTATCACAAGCTTATTCTAAAGGAAATGGTATTTTTAAATGTCCACCATGGATGAAGGTAATGATACGGGACGTTAACGACCCACTGGCTATACTCCCAGTTGGTAAAACAGGTGTTATCAACGTAATTGATCTTGCAAACATAAACTCTTGCTCTTTTATTGCTACCCAAGACTTAGGCAGGACACATCATGATGGAACATTTGAAATTATGGGTAGGTTTGACCAAAGCGACATCAGGGGATGTAATTTATTGATACAGTAG
- the tyrS gene encoding tyrosine--tRNA ligase has product MEFVEELRWRGMLQDIMPGTEEQLNKGVTAGYIGFDPTGDSLHVGHLTQIMTLIHFQRAGHKPVALVGGATGMIGDPSFKSAERNLLDEETLRYNVSCLEGQLRKFLNFEEGSSVRNGAVMVNNYDWFKDFKFLDFIRDVGKLITVNYMMAKDSVKKRIEGENGLSFTEFSYQLIQGYDFYYLWKHKGCMVQMGGSDQWGNIVTGAEFIRRQDGGAAYGLTTQLIKKTDGTKFGKTESGAVWLDAKKTSPYKYYQFWLNASDEDAKNWIKIFTLKTKEEIDQIIEEHDATPHLRIVQKALAQDITIRTHSEEAYQTAIKTSDFLFGGGSLDFLVDLSDAEVLDVFDGVPQFVIKKGDLHSGINILDLLAVHSGVFNSKGEARKMIQGGGVAINKQKVNNIDQQFTGTDLINGKYLIAQKGKKNYFLIIAQ; this is encoded by the coding sequence ATGGAATTTGTAGAAGAATTACGTTGGAGAGGAATGCTACAGGACATTATGCCTGGAACAGAGGAACAACTGAATAAAGGGGTCACTGCTGGTTATATAGGTTTCGATCCAACCGGTGATTCGCTGCACGTAGGACATTTAACCCAGATCATGACACTCATTCATTTTCAGCGCGCGGGGCATAAACCGGTCGCTCTGGTAGGCGGGGCTACTGGAATGATTGGTGATCCGTCGTTTAAGTCTGCGGAACGTAATTTATTGGATGAGGAGACATTACGTTATAACGTGTCGTGCTTAGAAGGGCAACTACGTAAATTTTTGAACTTTGAAGAAGGCAGCAGTGTAAGAAACGGCGCAGTTATGGTTAATAACTACGACTGGTTCAAAGATTTTAAATTTTTGGATTTTATACGTGACGTAGGGAAATTGATAACCGTAAATTATATGATGGCCAAAGATTCGGTGAAAAAGAGGATCGAGGGAGAAAACGGACTTTCTTTTACCGAATTTTCCTATCAGTTAATACAAGGATATGATTTCTACTATTTATGGAAACATAAAGGGTGTATGGTTCAGATGGGCGGTTCCGATCAGTGGGGAAATATCGTTACCGGTGCTGAGTTTATACGTAGACAAGACGGAGGTGCGGCTTATGGGTTAACTACACAGCTGATAAAAAAAACGGATGGTACAAAATTCGGTAAGACAGAAAGTGGTGCAGTTTGGTTAGATGCCAAGAAAACTTCTCCTTACAAATATTATCAATTCTGGTTGAATGCCAGTGATGAGGATGCAAAGAACTGGATAAAAATATTTACACTTAAAACAAAAGAGGAGATCGATCAGATTATCGAAGAGCATGATGCCACACCTCACCTGAGGATTGTGCAAAAGGCATTAGCTCAAGATATCACCATTCGGACACACTCTGAAGAAGCTTATCAAACTGCTATAAAAACATCAGACTTTTTATTTGGTGGTGGATCCTTAGATTTTCTGGTTGATCTATCGGATGCAGAAGTACTTGATGTATTTGATGGAGTGCCGCAGTTTGTCATTAAAAAGGGTGATTTGCACAGTGGAATAAATATTTTGGATTTGCTGGCCGTTCATTCGGGTGTTTTTAATTCTAAAGGAGAAGCCAGAAAGATGATTCAAGGAGGAGGCGTTGCTATTAATAAGCAAAAAGTAAACAACATTGATCAACAATTTACGGGTACTGATCTCATTAACGGGAAATATCTGATTGCACAGAAGGGCAAAAAGAATTATTTTCTAATAATAGCTCAATAG
- a CDS encoding amino acid permease, with product MANKLFRKKTVEQIQHDAQHRGSGGLAKVLGVRDLVSLGIAAIVGAGIFSTIGLASYNGGPAVSLLFVFTAIACVFTALSYAQFASTVPVSGSAYTYAYVAFGEIFAWIIGWALILEYAVSNMVVAISWSEYFVSMLKGFGISLPTWLTTSSESAYEAFTKLQEVGVDALSSSEKVAAIAYETAPQIGNLAFVFNLPAGLITVLVTWLVYIGIKESRTASNVMVILKVGVVLFVIIGGAFYVKPENWTPFAPNGMKGVLSGVAAVFFAFIGFDSISTTAEECKNPQRDLPKAMIYCLLICTVLYVLITLVLTGMVNYTELNVNDPLAFVFQSTGLDFMAGIISISSVVAITSALLVFQLGQPRIWMTMSRDGLLWKKFSSIHPRYKTPGFATIIAGIVVTVPALFFKMDFFVDLTSVGTFFAFILVCGGVLYLDHTGISKQSKFRVPYINGKFIVGIALLITCIGLYLYGQEVIQEWKALSFQAVVQHKSLTVFFWLAWITLSVLSYIYKFSALPVAGILVNLYLMTELGASNWIIFALWLVIGLAIYFLYGYKKSKLNKNITINSA from the coding sequence ATGGCGAACAAACTTTTCCGCAAAAAAACTGTTGAACAAATTCAGCACGACGCACAACATAGAGGGAGCGGAGGTCTTGCCAAAGTACTAGGAGTAAGAGATTTAGTATCGCTGGGTATTGCTGCCATTGTAGGTGCGGGTATTTTCAGCACCATCGGTTTAGCGAGTTATAACGGAGGCCCCGCTGTTTCATTACTTTTTGTCTTCACAGCAATCGCTTGTGTATTTACAGCACTTTCTTATGCTCAATTTGCCAGTACTGTTCCCGTTTCCGGCAGCGCCTATACCTATGCTTACGTGGCTTTTGGAGAAATTTTCGCATGGATAATTGGCTGGGCACTTATATTAGAATACGCCGTTTCAAATATGGTAGTAGCCATATCCTGGTCTGAGTATTTTGTGAGCATGTTGAAAGGATTTGGCATTTCTTTACCTACCTGGTTAACAACATCTTCAGAGTCAGCATATGAAGCTTTCACTAAACTTCAAGAAGTTGGAGTAGATGCACTAAGTAGCTCTGAAAAAGTAGCGGCGATTGCTTATGAAACGGCACCCCAAATTGGAAATCTAGCGTTTGTATTCAATCTTCCTGCCGGCCTTATCACTGTATTGGTTACTTGGCTCGTTTATATTGGAATTAAAGAATCGAGAACCGCCAGTAATGTGATGGTGATATTAAAAGTGGGCGTTGTACTATTTGTTATCATTGGTGGAGCTTTTTATGTAAAACCAGAAAATTGGACTCCTTTTGCACCAAATGGTATGAAGGGAGTGCTAAGTGGTGTTGCTGCGGTCTTTTTTGCCTTCATAGGTTTTGACTCTATATCAACCACCGCAGAAGAATGTAAGAACCCACAGCGAGACCTGCCAAAAGCTATGATCTATTGCCTGCTGATCTGTACCGTATTGTACGTTTTAATTACACTTGTGCTAACTGGCATGGTAAATTATACAGAATTAAATGTAAACGATCCACTCGCTTTTGTATTCCAATCGACCGGATTAGATTTCATGGCGGGAATTATTTCTATCAGTTCTGTTGTAGCTATAACAAGTGCACTGCTAGTTTTCCAGCTGGGGCAACCACGTATCTGGATGACGATGAGTCGCGACGGTTTACTTTGGAAGAAATTTTCCAGCATACACCCGAGATATAAGACTCCAGGTTTTGCCACTATTATTGCTGGAATTGTGGTAACAGTACCTGCGCTTTTCTTTAAGATGGATTTTTTTGTTGACCTAACAAGTGTTGGCACCTTTTTCGCATTCATATTAGTTTGTGGTGGTGTACTTTACCTTGACCACACCGGAATTTCCAAACAATCAAAGTTCAGGGTTCCTTATATTAATGGGAAATTCATTGTCGGGATAGCACTCCTGATAACCTGTATTGGGCTTTACTTATATGGGCAGGAAGTTATACAAGAATGGAAAGCTTTATCTTTTCAAGCCGTTGTTCAGCACAAGTCACTCACGGTATTTTTCTGGTTGGCCTGGATTACCCTATCCGTGCTGAGCTATATCTACAAGTTTTCAGCTTTGCCCGTCGCCGGTATCTTGGTAAACCTTTACCTGATGACCGAGCTGGGTGCCAGCAACTGGATCATCTTTGCACTTTGGTTAGTAATCGGTTTGGCTATTTATTTCCTCTATGGCTACAAAAAATCCAAGTTAAATAAGAACATAACAATAAATAGCGCATAA